The Ictidomys tridecemlineatus isolate mIctTri1 unplaced genomic scaffold, mIctTri1.hap1 Scaffold_1393, whole genome shotgun sequence genomic sequence GAAATAAGGGTTGACTCATCCTcaaagacactgatgcaatgttttcattgtaaaacttctctccagtataaaatctataatgtttagtaagatgtgatcttcaatattaaaagctttgccattcttcacatttataggatttctctctagtatgggttctctggtgtcgagtaagtgatgattgttgattaaaatctttgccacattctctacatttgtagggcttctctccagtgtggattctcaggtgccgagtaagtactatttttttattaaaacttttgccacattttttacatttgtagggcttctctccagtgtggattcgctggtgctgagtaagtgatgatatgtgattaaaattcttgccacactctttacacttgtagggcttctctccagtgtggattcgctggtgctgagtaagtgatgatttttgactgaaactcttgccacacactgtacatttgtagggcttctctccagtatgaattgtGTTGTGGTAATGGAGATGTGATTTTGTACTAAAACTTTttccacacactttacatttgtagggcttctctccagtgtggattcgctggtgctgagtaagtgatgatttttgactgaaactcttgccacacactgtacatttgtagggcttctctccagtatgaattgtGTTGTGGTAATGGAGATGTGATTTTGTACTAAAACTTTttccacacactttacatttgtagggcttctctccagtgtggattcgctggtgctgagtaagtgatgatttttgactgaaactcttgccacacactgtacatttgtagggcttctctccagtatgaatcctgttgtggcaatagagatgtgagtttgtattaaaagtttttccacacactttacatttgtagggcttctctccagtgtgaattcgctcgtgctgagtaagtgatgatatgtgaCTGAACCTCTTGctacatattttacatttgtagggcttctctccagtatgaatcctgttgtggcaatagagatgtgagtttctattaaaagctttgccacactctatacacttgtagggcttctctccagtgtggattcgctggtgatgtgtaagtgatgatttttgactgaaacttttgccacacaatttacatttgtagggcttctctccagtatgaatcctgttgtggcgatcaagatgcgagattatattaaaacttttgccacacattttacatttgaagggcttctctccagtatgaattctctggtaatttttaaggctttgtTTTTGgctgaaacctttgcaaaattgtttacatatgtagggcataactccagggtgtgtccactggtgacaaataagattggagcttttattagaagttttgtcacattctttgcatttgcatggcatatatCCTGTATAAACACTGTGATTTTGAGTAAGGTTTTTGCATGcgttgcattcttcacattggtaggtattctctgcagaataaatattttggtgttgagtaagggttgaaaacctttttaagtctttcccacactttttacatttacagtatAAATcatctgatacttaacaagttgtaacttttcactaaaagttttttcacattctttaaatttgtagaatttatcactgtcatactatctgctgtgtttaaaaaatatatcaaagcatttgcctgctcaatatcttctataatTATcgggctctctttctctataaattctcttatattaagcaagctctgcactgtggttaagagccctttcacatatcttacacttgcaggttttgtcttggctaagaatattttagtgaatactagtttttgatcgCTGAAGCaaaactttcctacattttttcatcatgttaaattttctttagaaaagaactaggatttctctatattcataatttttatcaccaatgtaaatatactggtaATTACTCAGGGTAGATACATGGCTTATTGTGTTACTTCTACCATTATCTATATAgggcactttccagaaatctgtatcagaattgtcattaagcaatagtggggaattagaaatttttctacaatttttaatattttgtccatttgggcacaaagagaaattcattttttgtttcagaaaaatgaacattttataaagaaactcccaaaaggtTCACATTTAGAAGtatcttttctgtgcaaatgtttgactggaattttaactcagtgctacttttataattggccaagttaaaaactgatgcatggactagatttcaaattttccacattgcctttcagttcaaaaatggctatggatttattcttaaaatacatataaaactcctcaaaataattggaatgcattgaatttttgtttcagatattaattttctctggtgtcttttgaccataaaatttttatcataaatagggactactgattgattttctctattataatacaatttttgaactttactctcacctatattttcccattcttttcgtggttgtatatagtcaaagtcacactttccatatcttccctctctctcttttattccctgctctggtaaaatttgtcgaggatgatgagaagtcatggctgtaataaataaaaataataaacatgtttACTTAGTGTACTGGGCTGACTATATTTTTCAAACCTAAGAAATCACAGCTAAAAATAACATAAGCAAGGGAGTGTATTATTAAATTCAAgtccatcattactgtagaaatatataaatcaaataaaaatacacacagaaaattactttgaagattttcctaatcatctttgtgttcacagtatccaagatgagtacattattatggagagtaatatagcagagaaaaatacattgtgttacacaaagattttttttcctttagaatatattttaaaaatctaccaacttacttctgtttcattagagataaaaatatgaaacgtGAATATTTGgtgactgttcaaaaaggggttcctgcttaccaacagaaaaaaaatcatggctaaattaactgtaagcaaagttatgaatcactcaaaggaaatagttaattattatttaaaagaagtttactgaactaaaccaacacacatacaaaaaaaagaataaaaattagtcaagaattgttaatagtaataagcagaaaatgtatgttgaaagactttttttagaaaaggtctgaaagagtcaggggtggttgtaaatagcaacataggaggttgagctagagcatcaaaatttgaaggccaaagtaaaaaatgcaaagtgctaa encodes the following:
- the LOC144372638 gene encoding uncharacterized protein LOC144372638, whose protein sequence is SDDLYCKCKKCGKDLKRFSTLTQHQNIYSAENTYQCEECNACKNLTQNHSRIHTGEKPFKCKMCGKSFNIISHLDRHNRIHTGEKPYKCKLCGKSFSQKSSLTHHQRIHTGEKPYKCIECGKAFNRNSHLYCHNRIHTGEKPYKCKICSKRFSHISSLTQHERIHTGEKPYKCKVCGKTFNTNSHLYCHNRIHTGEKPYKCTVCGKSFSQKSSLTQHQRIHTGEKPYKCKVCGKSFSTKSHLHYHNTIHTGEKPYKCTVCGKSFSQKSSLTQHQRIHTGEKPYKCKVCGKSFSTKSHLHYHNTIHTGEKPYKCTVCGKSFSQKSSLTQHQRIHTGEKPYKCKECGKNFNHISSLTQHQRIHTGEKPYKCKKCGKSFNKKIVLTRHLRIHTGEKPYKCRECGKDFNQQSSLTRHQRTHTREKSYKCEEWQSF